A DNA window from Streptomyces sp. 71268 contains the following coding sequences:
- a CDS encoding PrsW family glutamic-type intramembrane protease has translation MRHSRALRAAALIVLLSLSGLVILALVREQTGTEGFLVGLGLAILPVPLLVAAFRWADGVEPKPWRNLLFAFAWGSCAATLVALLANSLATDWLMTTVVESSSADRDTWGATLVAPVVEETAKAAAVLLLFLYRRRDFNGVVDGVVIAGITATGFAFTENILYLGNAFVSDQEFGYSGLQSTTAATFFIRAVMSPFAHPLFTAVTGIGFGIAAARPLRQRTRRVLIPIAGLLLSMVLHGAWNGSASMGGYGFLAVYGLCMVPLFALLTWFTIWSRGKELRTIRAQLPAYQATGWITPPEPVALSSMRARAIARDLARRTRGPAAARAVADYIASATSLAFLRHRAYRGTAGPDFPAREQALLDRLWQHRDIAQPALAHAALSVPTAPPPRQCPYGLPPGYAYLPAAPLHGPGPVHSPAPIHGPAPAYGWPLPTPGPPPRPGLASRRPRTGPRLGPAPGRTGRPRHPDWPGWPRRPGPVAAAPVPAAVRGPAVGNVDIRPAGAVRCPGRRRAGRAPAGLERAAAAGAVVGSRSARGRPSGDDAGRRQPGG, from the coding sequence ATGCGCCACAGCCGGGCGCTGCGCGCGGCCGCGCTGATCGTGCTGCTCTCCCTGTCCGGCCTGGTCATCCTGGCCCTCGTCCGCGAGCAGACGGGCACCGAGGGTTTCCTGGTGGGCCTCGGCCTCGCCATCCTGCCCGTACCGCTGCTCGTCGCGGCGTTCCGCTGGGCGGACGGCGTGGAGCCCAAGCCCTGGCGCAACCTGCTGTTCGCGTTCGCCTGGGGTTCGTGCGCCGCGACGCTGGTCGCGCTGCTCGCGAACAGCCTGGCCACCGACTGGCTGATGACAACCGTCGTCGAGTCCTCGTCGGCCGACCGAGATACCTGGGGCGCGACGCTGGTCGCGCCCGTGGTCGAGGAGACCGCCAAGGCCGCCGCCGTACTGCTGCTCTTCCTCTACCGACGGCGCGACTTCAACGGCGTCGTCGACGGGGTGGTCATAGCCGGCATCACGGCGACGGGCTTCGCGTTCACCGAGAACATCCTGTACCTGGGCAACGCCTTCGTCAGCGACCAGGAGTTCGGCTACTCGGGGCTCCAGTCGACGACGGCGGCCACGTTCTTCATCCGGGCCGTGATGTCGCCGTTCGCGCACCCCCTCTTCACCGCCGTGACCGGCATCGGCTTCGGCATCGCGGCGGCCCGACCGCTGCGGCAGCGCACCCGCCGGGTCCTGATCCCGATCGCCGGGCTGCTGCTGTCGATGGTGCTGCACGGCGCGTGGAACGGTTCGGCCTCCATGGGTGGCTACGGCTTCCTGGCGGTGTACGGGCTGTGCATGGTGCCGCTGTTCGCGCTGCTGACCTGGTTCACCATCTGGTCCCGTGGCAAGGAACTGCGCACCATTCGGGCCCAGCTCCCCGCGTACCAGGCGACGGGTTGGATAACGCCCCCGGAGCCGGTCGCGCTGTCCTCGATGCGGGCCCGGGCCATAGCCCGCGACCTCGCCCGCCGCACCCGGGGTCCGGCGGCGGCGCGGGCGGTGGCGGACTACATCGCGAGCGCCACCTCCCTCGCGTTCCTCCGCCACCGCGCCTACCGTGGCACGGCCGGCCCTGACTTCCCCGCACGGGAACAGGCCCTCCTCGACCGCCTCTGGCAACACCGCGACATCGCCCAGCCGGCCCTGGCCCACGCCGCCCTCTCCGTCCCGACCGCGCCACCCCCACGGCAGTGCCCGTACGGCCTCCCACCGGGTTACGCCTACCTGCCGGCCGCCCCCCTGCACGGCCCGGGCCCGGTGCACAGCCCGGCTCCGATCCACGGCCCGGCCCCGGCGTACGGCTGGCCCCTGCCCACGCCCGGCCCCCCACCCCGCCCCGGCCTGGCCTCACGGCGCCCCCGCACCGGTCCCCGGCTGGGCCCCGCCCCCGGGCGGACAGGCCGCCCCCGACACCCCGACTGGCCCGGCTGGCCCAGGCGCCCCGGGCCCGTGGCAGCAGCACCCGTACCCGCCGCCGTACGGGGGCCCGCCGTGGGGAACGTGGACATACGGCCCGCAGGGGCCGTACGGTGCCCCGGGCGGCGGCGCGCCGGCCGCGCACCCGCCGGCCTGGAACGGGCAGCAGCAGCCGGGGCAGTCGTAGGCTCACGCTCTGCGCGGGGCCGGCCGAGCGGCGATGACGCGGGACGGCGCCAGCCGGGCGGCTGA
- a CDS encoding helix-turn-helix transcriptional regulator translates to MTSQSIGQRIRRLREFRNLTQEELSARANVAVATVRKLEQGQRQSAQLSTLRALASALDTELERLVGQPAVMRQQSESGGLLALRDAIQDVSDLTGVLPEEGVAEPRTATAWMLSVREAVTAYWQGRYGDLTDDLPLLIREGKAVAREVTGRSAEEVWGQLALVYQLAASLATQAGHTDWAFEAVTHQLSAAQRASDPLIEGMGVSTLSWVLLRQGRWDQAHAVAERKAAALEPSFRKGTKRQFAVYGNLLLAAATPLARLNRSDEADELLNVAEAAATRSGAVRAYGTAFGVHDVRTQMVNVALAGSTSRPREALTRASRVSPKAISRPVHAASHRLDVAQAQYQVGDLEGALETLLSVEKAQPEWIAHQVHAAVTVREMLERERRRNGRLRALAARLGVDPTL, encoded by the coding sequence ATGACGAGTCAGAGCATCGGCCAACGAATCCGGCGACTACGCGAGTTCCGTAATCTCACCCAAGAAGAGCTATCGGCGAGAGCCAACGTAGCCGTAGCGACTGTGCGGAAACTGGAACAAGGCCAGCGGCAGTCGGCCCAGTTATCCACACTGCGGGCACTCGCGAGCGCACTGGACACCGAACTTGAACGGCTCGTCGGGCAACCCGCCGTGATGCGCCAGCAGTCCGAAAGCGGCGGATTGCTCGCCCTGCGTGACGCGATCCAGGACGTCAGTGACCTGACCGGCGTGCTGCCGGAAGAGGGCGTAGCGGAGCCGCGCACCGCAACCGCCTGGATGCTGTCCGTCCGGGAAGCGGTCACGGCCTACTGGCAGGGCCGGTATGGCGACCTCACGGACGATCTGCCCTTGTTGATCAGGGAAGGCAAGGCTGTTGCCCGCGAGGTGACCGGGCGGTCGGCGGAAGAGGTCTGGGGGCAGCTCGCCTTGGTGTACCAGTTGGCGGCGTCGCTGGCCACGCAGGCTGGTCATACGGATTGGGCGTTTGAGGCGGTGACGCATCAGTTGAGTGCTGCCCAACGCGCCAGCGACCCACTCATAGAGGGAATGGGCGTGTCCACGCTGTCGTGGGTGTTACTTCGGCAGGGTCGTTGGGACCAGGCCCATGCCGTCGCCGAACGTAAGGCAGCGGCACTGGAACCATCGTTCCGCAAGGGCACCAAGCGTCAGTTCGCCGTCTACGGCAACCTCCTCTTGGCTGCGGCGACTCCGCTGGCCCGCTTGAACAGGAGTGACGAGGCGGACGAACTGCTGAACGTCGCTGAGGCCGCAGCCACTCGTTCAGGGGCCGTGCGCGCTTACGGAACCGCTTTTGGCGTCCACGATGTCCGCACCCAGATGGTCAATGTGGCGCTGGCGGGCTCTACGAGTCGGCCGAGGGAGGCGCTCACGCGGGCTAGTCGAGTCTCCCCCAAGGCTATCTCCCGCCCGGTGCATGCCGCCTCCCATCGGCTGGACGTAGCACAGGCGCAGTATCAGGTTGGCGACCTGGAAGGCGCCTTGGAGACGTTGCTCTCCGTCGAGAAGGCTCAGCCTGAGTGGATCGCACATCAGGTGCACGCGGCTGTCACGGTGCGAGAAATGCTGGAGAGGGAGCGACGCCGCAACGGACGTCTACGCGCACTGGCAGCGCGCCTTGGTGTCGATCCGACCCTCTAG
- a CDS encoding helix-turn-helix transcriptional regulator — protein sequence MINPSGMTTGERIAYYRTKAGRTQAAVAGLVSRSEDWLSKVERGVHQIDSLSMLTRIARELGLDNVGDLVGPTLDVSLRNGPEHPSVPSIRQGLNTPPSLLGLGLPGDALTARQLTERVVEAWDIYETQTERYGPVGDMLPGLLAEAYATLRQTSGDDDLLATRALVSLLHLHQVFLRRVGERKLSLRAADRAMQIADETGDRTLIAAAAWNVCGILTSSGEVAESLELARQTIAHCRPGDDATPEHLSAYGALHLAAVIAAVRDSKAPTAWDLLRSADSVASRLGADRNDFHTSFGPTNVRMHGVHLATEEGDVSEALRLADDVEVPDPGGVLPLERTTRYQVEVMHAHRLSGDDFGALWTLRQIMELSPEEIKYFPLVQGTLQTLLKRSRPQMRAELHRIAEHVGVLA from the coding sequence ATGATCAATCCATCTGGCATGACCACCGGGGAGCGGATCGCGTATTACCGCACCAAGGCGGGGCGTACCCAGGCCGCTGTCGCCGGGTTGGTATCCCGTTCTGAGGACTGGCTGAGCAAGGTCGAGCGGGGTGTGCATCAGATCGACTCACTGAGCATGCTGACCCGGATCGCCCGCGAGCTGGGCCTCGACAACGTGGGCGACCTGGTCGGGCCCACCCTCGACGTGAGCCTGCGGAACGGCCCTGAACACCCGTCCGTGCCCTCGATCCGACAGGGGCTCAACACGCCACCCTCACTGCTCGGGCTCGGGCTGCCCGGCGACGCCCTCACCGCGCGGCAGTTGACCGAGCGCGTCGTGGAGGCGTGGGACATCTACGAGACCCAGACCGAGCGCTACGGTCCGGTCGGCGACATGCTGCCCGGACTGCTCGCCGAGGCGTACGCCACGCTCCGGCAGACGAGCGGCGATGACGACCTGTTGGCGACTCGGGCGCTGGTGTCACTGCTGCACCTGCATCAGGTGTTCCTGCGCCGGGTCGGCGAGCGCAAGCTGTCGCTGCGCGCGGCTGACCGTGCGATGCAGATCGCGGACGAAACGGGCGACCGCACCCTGATCGCCGCCGCCGCGTGGAACGTCTGCGGCATCCTCACCTCCAGCGGTGAGGTGGCCGAGTCGCTCGAACTCGCCCGTCAGACCATCGCGCACTGCCGCCCCGGTGATGACGCCACCCCCGAGCACCTGTCGGCGTACGGAGCCTTGCATCTCGCCGCCGTGATCGCCGCTGTCCGTGACAGTAAGGCACCCACCGCCTGGGATCTGCTCCGGTCGGCGGACTCGGTGGCTTCCCGACTGGGCGCCGACCGGAACGACTTCCACACGAGCTTCGGCCCGACCAACGTGCGGATGCACGGAGTACACCTGGCAACCGAGGAGGGGGACGTCAGCGAGGCGCTTCGGCTGGCAGACGACGTCGAGGTACCCGATCCGGGCGGCGTCCTCCCGCTGGAACGCACCACTCGCTACCAGGTCGAGGTCATGCACGCGCACCGGCTCAGCGGCGACGACTTCGGGGCCCTGTGGACGTTGCGCCAGATCATGGAACTGTCCCCCGAAGAGATCAAGTACTTCCCGCTCGTGCAGGGAACGCTGCAGACCCTGCTGAAGCGCTCGCGCCCGCAAATGCGCGCTGAGCTGCACCGGATCGCCGAGCACGTGGGCGTGCTGGCATAG
- a CDS encoding helix-turn-helix transcriptional regulator — protein MTRHIGQNITELRKVRKLSVRQLATRVNVSVSSMEKYERGTRTVPPGVIAQLASALAVGPERITGQPYLNGAEADEQIQAVIPDLRRIMITCDNPDALPSAPRPLAELAAEAGDVARMRQDGRYVPMGPLLPGLLTELTHVALSARGAEQQRAYWWLARCYRASNSLAHKLGYHDLSMTAIERVQWAADRSADPLMQVTAAYLKAGAMLRVGSFPSARRVLEGLEAEVSRLAPEESLSDQQLAVQGAILLKLAVVEARDGRPERSAERLADAHAVALFMGERDSDHYEMSFGPTNVRIHEIAALIDGGDTEQALARLAEWGGERGRDEWQPSRAIAAERASHHHIDVASAQLSEGDRARSFASLRRARTISPNHTRFHPTVRSVSGTLVRLDRSRDEELAAFARWAGA, from the coding sequence ATGACGAGGCACATCGGGCAGAACATCACCGAGCTCCGCAAGGTTCGCAAGCTCTCCGTACGACAACTGGCCACGCGGGTCAACGTCTCCGTCTCCAGCATGGAGAAGTACGAGCGTGGCACCCGCACCGTCCCACCAGGCGTCATCGCCCAGTTGGCTAGCGCGCTGGCGGTGGGGCCCGAGCGGATCACCGGGCAGCCGTACCTCAACGGCGCGGAGGCAGACGAACAGATCCAGGCCGTCATCCCGGACCTGCGCCGCATCATGATCACGTGCGACAACCCGGACGCGCTGCCGAGCGCACCGCGCCCCCTGGCCGAACTCGCCGCTGAGGCGGGGGATGTGGCCCGGATGCGTCAGGACGGCCGGTACGTTCCCATGGGGCCGCTGCTGCCGGGGTTGCTGACCGAGCTGACGCACGTCGCGCTCAGCGCGCGCGGAGCGGAACAACAGCGGGCGTACTGGTGGCTGGCCCGCTGCTACCGGGCTTCCAACTCGCTGGCTCACAAGCTGGGCTACCACGATCTGAGCATGACGGCGATCGAGCGCGTGCAGTGGGCGGCCGACCGGTCGGCCGACCCGTTGATGCAGGTCACGGCCGCGTACCTGAAGGCCGGAGCGATGCTGAGGGTCGGCAGCTTTCCCTCCGCGCGGCGCGTGCTGGAGGGGTTGGAGGCCGAGGTCTCGCGGCTGGCGCCTGAGGAATCGCTGTCCGACCAGCAACTCGCCGTGCAAGGGGCCATTCTCCTCAAACTGGCGGTGGTGGAGGCCCGTGACGGCCGTCCGGAGCGGTCTGCGGAGCGTCTCGCCGACGCGCACGCCGTGGCGCTGTTCATGGGCGAACGCGACTCGGACCACTACGAGATGAGCTTCGGGCCGACGAACGTACGCATCCACGAGATCGCGGCACTGATCGACGGGGGCGACACGGAACAGGCGCTCGCCCGACTCGCGGAGTGGGGCGGTGAACGGGGCCGTGACGAGTGGCAACCCTCGCGCGCCATCGCCGCCGAGCGCGCGAGCCACCACCACATCGACGTGGCCTCGGCCCAGCTCTCCGAGGGCGACCGCGCCCGCTCCTTCGCCTCGCTACGCCGCGCACGCACGATCAGCCCCAACCACACCCGCTTCCACCCCACGGTCAGGTCCGTGTCCGGCACGTTGGTACGCCTCGACCGTTCCCGGGACGAGGAGTTGGCGGCGTTCGCGCGGTGGGCTGGGGCGTGA
- a CDS encoding HD domain-containing protein yields MSEDLSAVARFLYEAGTLKQTKRTGWWMAGVRDPESVAEHSWRTALLATVIATLEGADPARAAFLAVWHDSQETRTGDVNYLGKKYAPQADPRAVTDDQVAGMPEVLATAVRDIVAEYEAKESPEAICARDADKLECLIQGVEYKAQGYENAQRWIDNSRGRLTTDTARELADAVLATGSLDWLRAALGEEQP; encoded by the coding sequence GTGTCCGAAGACCTGTCCGCGGTCGCGCGTTTCCTGTACGAGGCGGGGACGCTGAAGCAGACCAAGCGCACCGGCTGGTGGATGGCTGGCGTCCGCGACCCCGAGTCGGTGGCTGAGCACTCCTGGCGCACCGCCCTGCTCGCGACGGTCATCGCCACGCTCGAAGGTGCCGACCCGGCGCGGGCCGCTTTCCTCGCGGTCTGGCACGACTCGCAGGAGACCCGCACCGGGGACGTCAACTACCTGGGGAAGAAGTACGCCCCGCAGGCGGACCCGCGTGCCGTCACGGACGACCAGGTCGCTGGCATGCCTGAGGTCCTGGCCACCGCTGTGCGCGACATCGTCGCCGAGTACGAGGCCAAGGAATCCCCGGAGGCCATCTGCGCACGGGACGCCGACAAACTGGAGTGCCTGATCCAGGGCGTCGAGTACAAGGCACAGGGTTACGAGAACGCCCAGCGTTGGATCGACAACAGTCGCGGCCGGCTCACCACCGACACAGCCAGAGAACTCGCCGACGCGGTCCTGGCGACCGGCTCCCTGGACTGGCTACGCGCGGCCCTCGGCGAAGAGCAACCCTGA
- a CDS encoding ABC transporter ATPase — protein MDDLSTEAAEAARRAHEWAVKVDGETSGTGRDMARARARLWALVAQACTAVAAAPSPLAVQAAERTLDAARRQEGSWHAADAQDQAWTWAEVALACAATGAE, from the coding sequence ATGGACGACCTTTCCACGGAAGCGGCGGAGGCGGCGCGCCGCGCCCACGAGTGGGCGGTGAAGGTGGACGGCGAGACGTCGGGCACGGGCCGCGACATGGCCCGGGCGCGGGCCCGGCTGTGGGCGCTGGTGGCACAGGCGTGCACGGCCGTCGCCGCCGCCCCGTCCCCGCTCGCCGTCCAGGCGGCGGAGCGGACACTCGACGCGGCGCGGCGACAGGAGGGGTCCTGGCACGCCGCCGACGCGCAGGACCAGGCATGGACGTGGGCCGAGGTGGCCCTGGCCTGCGCGGCCACCGGCGCCGAGTAG
- a CDS encoding FAD/NAD(P)-binding protein, protein MDIAIVGGGAAAVGLLDTLATHPTHATGVTDAAVGRVDTITVFEPSPHLWRGRPYGPDLAAVLVNTPPALMSVRAEDRDHFAAWLGQRVADHLDPLLGQPLVPRALYGEYLVHSAEKAVAALDEQGHPVRVVRARVREVVVNTGARLVLRTDDGLEYAADRVALCVGGGTPPDPYGLAGAPGFTADPYPLADSLDAVAASDDVTVLGSGLTAVDVVVALAARGYQGRISLLSRGGVLPYVWQRPTGRRPTHVTVERVAELRDTRGQLALTDLAGLLRAEMAEAGEDFDALAAHLRATRTDDPVARLRQQLAEVGDARIGRRVLQETAHSVGPYAWRLLREPDRAWLRRHLRTAASVVSPMVPVNASVLLRLLDSGQLTISSGVRAVEPVNGRFRIRDAAGERTASALVNAVNAAPQAVPAGARDLAHSLTHAGLATPHPAGGLVPTDPRLHVVGDLAGGGPFLTSSIAGVAAQAARVAGVLGER, encoded by the coding sequence ATGGACATCGCCATCGTCGGGGGAGGCGCGGCGGCCGTCGGACTGCTGGACACGCTGGCCACCCACCCGACCCACGCCACGGGCGTCACGGACGCCGCCGTGGGCCGCGTCGACACCATCACCGTCTTCGAACCGTCCCCGCACCTGTGGCGGGGCCGCCCGTACGGCCCGGACCTGGCGGCCGTGCTGGTCAACACGCCACCCGCGCTCATGTCGGTCCGCGCCGAGGACCGCGACCACTTCGCGGCCTGGCTCGGCCAGCGCGTCGCCGACCACCTCGATCCGCTCCTCGGCCAACCCCTCGTCCCACGGGCGCTCTACGGCGAGTACCTGGTCCACTCCGCCGAGAAGGCCGTGGCCGCGCTCGACGAACAGGGCCACCCGGTACGTGTCGTACGGGCGCGGGTGCGCGAGGTCGTCGTCAACACCGGCGCGCGGCTGGTGCTGCGCACGGACGACGGGCTGGAGTACGCGGCGGACCGCGTGGCGCTGTGCGTGGGCGGGGGCACGCCCCCCGACCCGTACGGGCTCGCCGGCGCGCCGGGCTTCACGGCCGACCCGTACCCGCTCGCCGACTCGCTCGACGCCGTCGCCGCGAGCGACGACGTGACGGTCCTCGGCAGCGGCCTGACCGCCGTCGACGTCGTCGTGGCGCTGGCCGCGCGCGGCTACCAGGGCCGGATCTCGCTCCTGTCGCGCGGCGGCGTGCTCCCGTACGTCTGGCAGCGCCCGACCGGCCGCCGGCCCACCCACGTGACCGTGGAACGGGTGGCGGAGCTGCGCGACACGCGGGGGCAGCTCGCGCTCACCGACCTCGCCGGACTGTTGCGCGCGGAGATGGCGGAGGCCGGCGAGGACTTCGACGCCCTCGCGGCCCACCTCCGCGCCACGCGTACGGACGACCCGGTGGCCCGCCTGCGGCAGCAGCTCGCCGAGGTCGGCGACGCCCGGATCGGGCGCCGCGTGTTGCAGGAGACGGCCCACTCCGTCGGCCCGTACGCCTGGCGCCTGCTGCGCGAGCCCGACCGCGCCTGGTTGCGGCGCCACCTGCGCACGGCCGCGAGCGTCGTCTCGCCCATGGTGCCGGTGAACGCGTCCGTCCTGCTGCGGCTCCTGGACTCCGGGCAACTCACCATCTCTTCCGGCGTGCGCGCCGTGGAGCCGGTGAACGGGCGGTTCCGCATACGCGACGCCGCCGGCGAGCGTACGGCGAGTGCCCTGGTCAACGCCGTGAACGCGGCCCCGCAGGCCGTCCCAGCCGGGGCCCGCGACCTGGCCCACTCCCTCACCCACGCCGGCCTGGCCACCCCCCACCCGGCGGGCGGCCTGGTCCCCACCGACCCCCGCCTCCACGTGGTCGGCGACCTGGCCGGCGGCGGCCCGTTCCTCACGTCGAGCATCGCGGGCGTCGCGGCGCAGGCCGCGCGGGTGGCGGGGGTGCTTGGGGAACGGTGA
- a CDS encoding helix-turn-helix transcriptional regulator — translation MNDHHRHHQSVLAAADEATDALELFGRVSARLRRLVPFDSAVWTAADPDTGLITAPMLVENLGQGEGCAAYWRSELLEENVLPFRELARAAVPAAGLRAATGDLPARSSRFRRLLRDQGMHDELRAVFQIGERPWGLLSLFRTADSFEPRETALLAGLSLPLAERLRTFARPTVTARGTDSPAPGLILFDENGEATSVNDEARHHLARLPNGPSFPTALGLELPIWVIGAALQARAVSDGHDRGGARVRIRTTEGRWLTCHASSLTGAGGGPGPVALVIEPATPADLAVLVAEAYGLTPRELEITQLTARGLTTAEIATTLFISPHTVRDHLKAVFAKTGVASRGALVARLFTDHYWPAMPESSEVRRPGQPSVWARAV, via the coding sequence GTGAACGATCACCACCGGCACCACCAGTCGGTGCTGGCCGCCGCCGACGAGGCGACCGACGCGCTGGAACTCTTCGGCCGCGTCTCGGCCCGGCTGCGCCGCCTGGTGCCGTTCGACTCGGCCGTGTGGACGGCGGCCGACCCGGACACCGGCCTGATCACCGCCCCGATGCTGGTGGAGAACCTGGGCCAGGGCGAGGGCTGTGCCGCCTACTGGCGCAGCGAACTCCTGGAGGAGAACGTCCTCCCGTTCCGCGAGCTGGCGCGCGCCGCCGTGCCGGCGGCCGGGTTGCGCGCGGCCACCGGCGACCTGCCCGCGCGCAGCTCCCGGTTCCGGCGGCTGCTGCGGGACCAGGGCATGCACGACGAGTTGCGCGCGGTGTTCCAGATCGGCGAGCGGCCCTGGGGGCTGCTGAGCCTGTTCCGTACGGCCGATTCCTTCGAGCCTCGGGAGACCGCGCTGCTCGCCGGCCTGTCGCTGCCGTTGGCCGAGCGGCTGCGGACGTTCGCCCGGCCGACCGTGACCGCGCGTGGCACCGACTCGCCGGCGCCCGGTCTGATCCTCTTCGACGAGAACGGCGAGGCCACCTCGGTCAACGACGAGGCGCGACACCACCTCGCCCGGTTGCCGAACGGGCCCTCGTTCCCCACGGCGTTGGGGCTTGAGCTGCCCATCTGGGTGATCGGCGCGGCGCTCCAGGCGCGCGCCGTCAGCGACGGGCACGACCGAGGCGGCGCCCGCGTGCGCATCAGGACCACCGAGGGCCGCTGGCTGACCTGCCACGCCTCCTCCCTCACCGGCGCCGGCGGCGGGCCGGGCCCGGTGGCCCTGGTCATCGAGCCGGCGACCCCCGCCGACCTGGCGGTGCTGGTCGCCGAGGCGTACGGGCTCACTCCTCGCGAGCTGGAGATCACCCAGCTCACCGCGCGCGGGCTGACCACGGCCGAGATCGCCACGACGCTGTTCATCTCGCCGCACACCGTGCGCGACCATCTCAAGGCGGTGTTCGCCAAGACCGGCGTCGCCAGCCGGGGCGCGCTGGTCGCCCGCCTGTTCACCGACCACTACTGGCCCGCGATGCCCGAGTCGTCGGAGGTCCGCCGCCCGGGGCAACCGTCCGTCTGGGCCCGCGCCGTCTGA
- a CDS encoding DUF6010 family protein, which yields MSLVSPVIVGIVYCLLMSLIKEPHRRHFNAIMVGGAGAAYLSGGGFGPWEFPFVALVAYVAYRGLNSWAFVGVGWLLHTAWDVAHHLKGNPILPFYHDASLACAICDPVIALWCFRGGPSLIALVRRRFRPDRTTDHAHLTVAAGARSGE from the coding sequence ATGAGCCTTGTGTCACCAGTGATCGTCGGCATCGTCTACTGCCTGCTGATGTCCCTGATCAAGGAACCGCACCGACGCCACTTCAACGCGATCATGGTGGGCGGGGCCGGCGCCGCCTATCTGAGCGGGGGTGGCTTCGGCCCGTGGGAGTTCCCGTTCGTCGCCCTCGTGGCCTACGTTGCCTACCGTGGCCTGAACTCCTGGGCCTTCGTCGGCGTCGGCTGGCTGCTCCACACGGCCTGGGACGTGGCCCACCACCTCAAGGGCAACCCGATCCTGCCCTTCTACCACGACGCCTCTCTGGCATGTGCCATCTGCGATCCGGTCATCGCCCTGTGGTGCTTCCGTGGCGGGCCTTCCCTGATCGCGCTGGTCCGCCGCCGGTTCCGGCCCGACCGGACAACGGACCACGCGCACCTCACCGTTGCCGCAGGCGCCCGCTCCGGGGAGTGA